Genomic segment of Desulfobulbaceae bacterium:
TTATTTCGTCATTGTCGGCAACTATACTCAACAATGGTTTGTTGATGTTCGGGGCAAGTATTTCTGAATTAAATGGATGTTTAAGCAATAAACGGATCGGAAAGATTGGGTAGCGCTTTTGGGCAACATTGAGGATACTGTCGAAAGCGGTAACGAGAATAACAGCGCGAACGGCTCGTTTGTCAGCAACGTGAACAGCGATAGCACTGCCTAAGCTTCGCCCAAGCAGAACAATATTGTCCATTGGGATTTTCTCTCGGGCCGCTATCGTGTCGAGGATGAAAAGAGCATCATCAAACAAGGCTTTTTGGGAGGGTTTTCCTTGGCTTGCGCCGTAGCCACGGTAATTCATGAAGAGGGTTCCTCCTGCTCCGCTATACAGGTGTGATTCTGCTGCTAAGCTGGAAACCTCTTCGGCATTGCCGCCATAGTAAATAATGAGCGGTTTTGTCTGGCTGATCTGCTCTTTTTGCAGCCAGCCTTTTAGGGTGATCCCGTTTCGATTAATTGAAAGTTCGTATGGCTGTAAGCCGATATTCCGGGAGGCAGGCAATGGCTGAGGGAAAAACAGTAAGGCGTCTTGGGCAAAGTACAGAAAAGTTGCACAGAGCACGTAGGCGATCGCAATAATTTTTAATGCAGTAAGGGTTGATTGGAGCATAATAG
This window contains:
- a CDS encoding alpha/beta hydrolase — protein: MLQSTLTALKIIAIAYVLCATFLYFAQDALLFFPQPLPASRNIGLQPYELSINRNGITLKGWLQKEQISQTKPLIIYYGGNAEEVSSLAAESHLYSGAGGTLFMNYRGYGASQGKPSQKALFDDALFILDTIAAREKIPMDNIVLLGRSLGSAIAVHVADKRAVRAVILVTAFDSILNVAQKRYPIFPIRLLLKHPFNSEILAPNINKPLLSIVADNDEIIPKQHALNLANKWQGPVTNVTIKNAKHNDIDNFPEYWQTINIFIAKVSK